The Leishmania infantum JPCM5 genome chromosome 15 DNA window cgcggcgatgcggctgtgcgtgagtgcatgtgaagaggggagagagagggagacggaggcACAGAACGAGGCGGCAAGAGAGTGGGAGACGTGCTAACCCCGACGCGTCAAGTGGCATTCCTTCAGCagtggagaagagagagcacgTCATCTGTCGCGCAGCCTTGCAAACTctttcctccccttcccacTTCCCCGaagtgcacacacacacacacacacctccacctctcatacccctcaccgccaccagcaaTGCCATAAACCTCCTGTACAATGCCAGCGGCAGtcacacacagacaaacaactcccctccctctccctacCGCTTCCTCACGGTGAGAGAGAAGCCGCGCGTTTCACGAAGTTCCTGTTCGGGTCCGTGATCCAGCCCACTGCAGGGTACTTGCTGCGGAAGCGCTCCTCCCACTCATGCAACGTTTTAAGATGGTCGGGGGCGAGGGTGGTCCAGTCCGCGTTGATCTCGTCGCGGCCAACGATGACCTTGCCGAGCTGACGGGAGCTGTCGCAGCCGGCAAAGGCGCTGTATGGGCCCTCCGGCCCGTACCACTCGAGCGAGACGTTGTAGATGATCCCTTTCACCCCCACGAACACCTGCGGCTTCTGCTTCCCGTCGAACTGCGCCAACTCCTCCACCGTGTAGGCACGCGGCACGAACGCGTCGCGGCGGGGCTTCTCGGCCAGCCGCTGGCGACTTTTAAACTGCAAGCGCACGAATATAATAACGAGGAAGCCCAGAAAGACGCCAAGCACAATGCTGGCACGCGTCACCTCGCGCGCGCCAGACCCGGTCGCGTCCGACATGATGGCAATGGTGCTGTGGTGAGTTGCTTCCTTTCTATATCCTTCCCCTTCAGCAGACCTActgctgtgtgtgtcgccACACTCTGCAGACGGTGTACAGCAAGCCTCTCCCTTTCAGGCTGGCGTTGGCCTGCGCTGCACACGTCGAGGCGTTTTGTGCCGCGACCGAGAGTAACGAGTCGAGGGGTGGAGAGAAGGTGAGGGTAGCGAGACGCACGTGTGCCTGCTCGCGTGAGCGCCTGTTAGCGTATGCGCACGTGTATGCGTACGTCTCGGTGGAAATGGGCGACGGCGTTATGGAGGACGTCAGCGAATGCGAGAAAGACAAGTATGCAAgccggcgcgcaggcgaTCAGACGCACTAGCGTGAACTGATACGAACGCAatggaggaagagagaggcacagatAGATGCCCGTACCCGTAACCACTTGTACAGGTACGGCGAGCTACGATccgacagcgccgtcgccaccactAACTGGGCGCGCGCgaagcacaaacacacacgagtgcgagtgtgtgtttgtggggCGAATCGGCCGACAACATGCACGCAGTCGGATAGCGGGGGAGAGAGCAGACGAGGGAGTGCGCAGAGGGTGTGGGTCGTTGCGATGGAGGGGGGCTGAAGAGCGCACCATGGACGCGCTTCCGCATGCGTGCggatatgtgtgtgcgcgcgactGCGCATCGGCCGGTAGATAAGCCACGAGGAAGAAGAgtgccggcagcgcaccATCATTTCACAGCACATAAGCATGCGTTGAACTCTTTTTCTGTAGGGTTGTTGTTCATACTCATGACGAGAAGCGTACACCGCTCGGTGCATGGCATCTCAGGGCCTCCCGTACACGCCCaccctgccaatgccggaACCGCTTGTGGCGGTGCCAGGCTCAAGTACCTAGCATGTGCGGAGGGGTCACAGCGATGTACCGCCGCTGGTATGCCGGCGGTCAGGCGCTGGATGGCGCGGCATCGCGGGCGACCCGCGAcggtgcacacgcttgcgcaTCCGCATGATGGGCACAGCGCCAACCGAgctcgagcgtatcccacccggccctcactgcctgctgatggggagcctgcgtgccacgccgaggaggatgcaccaggtggtGACCGGCATGAGGGGAgccggctgcgaggcggcccgcggagcggtggcgcgtagcgtgtgaggcagaggccgtgctctcagcTCACTGGGacggcgcacggctgcaacgcgtgtgcGAACGGCATGCTTCGCACCAGGCGACGGGGCCCGTGGCAGACTGGcggggggtggtggtggtgtggagtGGTGTTTGACTCCTGTTGCGTGGCAGAGCTGGCGCGTTGCAGAaaacggggagggggtgtcGTGTCTCCGCAGAAGCCCATGAGCCTGCGAGGAGAAGGATGCGGACGCCCTCGCACAGCCAAGAGAAAGAcacaagaagagagggaaagcaccacgcacggaggtgcatcagacacacatacacgagCACAAGAACACGCCCTGGGAAAAGGATCACCGTCACCATtgcgaggagcagctgcagccgcaccagaTGTTCATTGGGCGGTGGCCGGGTGAAGGGAGACTTcgaggaggcgagagagtacgcacacatgcacaccaaCAGCAGGGGTGCGATGCAGAAGACGGCAAGACGCGCAAAGCAGCAGGCAGTCCCGCTGCCTCCCACGGCGCCTTCACCGCACAATGCCGTCGGCGCAGAGCTCACGCTCCAGGTGCTCGAGGGAGTAGGTTGGAAAGAGGCTTAGCAGGAAAGCCTCCGCACACTTCGCAACGACGTAGCCGATCTTTCGCAGCTTCGACACAGATCCTACGTGCCCCTCTGGCTTGAAAAGACGACCGAGCAAGGACGGTGCCCCGGTGGTCCCCGCCTCGTGACTGATCTGGAAGTTTCGCACAAACTCCTGTGCGCCCTTCACGGTAATGTATAAGACGAGAAGGCAGATCATATGAGTCCTGCTCAACTTGACCTGGACGTAGAGGACGAAGAAGACaagaaggagctggaggaagTGCGCGCGGTTGCGCATGACTCGATTGGCCAGCCAGCTCAAACACCCACCGACAGCGCGGATAACGCGAGCAAGGTGACCtaatggtggtggtggtgcttgtgctgccggtggaggcgtggctggtgctgctgctgctgtttggGTCGGCGTAGGACCGTCCTCGTTTGTCCCGACAATGCGTCGGCGAAGAGTACCCACCACGACACGCTGCccagccgcctcgccggccaACGCGTCGGCGCTGAAAGTGTCATGTGCCAACACGCCTCTGTCTTCTTGGCTTACCGACACTTCAGTTGCGTTGCGTTGATTGCTGAGGTAGTTGAGCCTCCGTGATGCTACGTAGAACTGGCGGAACTCCTCAAACGACATGGCACGCCGCTCCGACGGCGGCGAATCCCCATCGAAGGATGTAATGTTAGTATCCACCGTGCTCACAGCGGCCGTATCTGCTGGTGTTTCAACCGCAGGTGGAGCTGCTTGCGCGGGCAAAAACGGCAGCATCGTCGGCCGTTCGTCCTccggtggaggcgcagccaTGGTCAAGCTAGAGCCAAGTAAAGAGACGAGAAGGCGAGGTTGCGTGGCACAGACTTCCCTGATGTAAACACAGAGCGGTACAAACGCACACGAAAATAAAAATAATAAGCGTCGACACGAGAGGAAGCTGCGCTGAGGAAGCGTttggaggaagagggagaacgagagggagagagacaagtGAGCGATGCAGAGACGACGAGGGAAAAGCCGCATTGGTTCTTGTTTGCTTGCGTGTATGCGCGCGTTTTGCGCTgtgcgctgcttctctgccaATGTACATGGCAGAGtgcacaacagcagcaccgctgtTGGAACGCGGACTTgtaaagagggagaggacaAGGAGCGGGCAGATTGGCGGCCACAGAGCAGCCCGCgcgcccgcccaccccccttctctctttacCCAGACCCCCGTTTGTGTAAAACAAGGAGGTGAAAAGAGGCATCGCGCACGATTCTCCacaaacgcgcgcacagagagagagagagagatcgtGAATGCACCCGACACCTCAGacgccggtgcgcgcgcagcccCATCCGCTGCTTGTTCGCTCCTCTCCCTGTGTTCTGTGCTGCGTTGTGTAGCCCTTTTGCCTTTTTCGGGCAAGGAAGTGTTGTGTTTGGTAAGTCAAATCACAAGAGAACGAAATAAAAAGCGAAGAAACCGaactcgccgccgccgccgcacgcccaccatcaccgcggaagagaaaggaggtAGAGATGCcgtgtggcggtggcgcagtgAACGCGGGAAGAGGTGTTTCGGTGtacgagaaagagagcgtgAAAAAAGTAGACAATCCTTCTCTCGCACgaacgcacaggcacacattTACGCGTAGCCGAACTtcttcagcacctccacgTTGTGCTTGGGCATCTTGGCGAGCGCCTCCTTGCGGGCCGCCTTCCACGCCTCGCGGAGCTTCGCCTGCTTTTCGTGGTGGCGGGACGCCTTCTCCACGCGAGCCTTCTCGAGAttggcgacgacgtcgctgTACTTCCAGCCCACGTGCTTGCACATGTTGCCGAGCACCGTGTAGGGGCGCTCCGAGCGGTAGCACACATGGCGCTGGGCGCGCGGGATCACCACGCGCCCGCCCGTGCGCACCACGTTGGGCGGAATTCCCTCGTAGGCCACCAGCGAGTTAAGTGCCTTCATGCCGCGCTTCGTGTACCGGGGCAGCATGCTGCGCACAGTGCGGACAAACACGTCGGACGGGGCACGGTGGTGGAAGGGGCCCTTTGTAGGGTTCGTCAGCTTCCGCTTGCGCAGGTACTGCAGGTACTTGATCTTGTTGCGGATCTCCGTACCGGCAATGTTGAGCTGCTCGCAGCGCACCACGGTGATCTTCTTAcccaggagcagctgcttcgcaaccacagccgccgcacgACCAAGTACGTGATCCTTCAGGTCGATCACAATGATCTCGGGGCGGTGCTTTTTGGCGctcttgcgctgcgcgcgggaCGCATCCTTGCGGCTAGGAAAGGCCATTTTTcacggtgtgtgtgtgtgaagtcGTAAAACAGCGAAAGCACCTGTCGTGCAGGAGCAACGGAGGCACAGGAGGGCAcatacgtatatatatatatatatgtgtgtatacaTGTTTATTTGTAGGTgtaggtgtgcgtgtgtttggAGAGGTTGTGTacgtgcgtttgtgtgtcaTGATTATCATTGAAGAGGtaggaagaggagaggtgaCAAGGCAAAGGAGTTGAGAAAGACATAACCGCCCGCGTGTGCACCCATACCACACGCTGCAGGAAGGTGAACAGCCCGCTTGTCTTGGCAGTCGGCAAACCTCTCCCTCGACAAACAGGCGAAACGAGTGATTTCAATAGATAAGTGTGATGCATTCCAATACACGCTACCGACTCGGGCTAACGGGTGACTTGCCGATTTCCACGGAGGCGTACATCCATCTGCTACCCCTTCACTTGCGCCCTCTATACACCCCTAGCGCTGGCAGAGCGATATATGAGAATTCTGTTGTTTTCAAGGCATCATCCGGCAACACACTACGCACGAATAGGTAGACTTGCGCatccttccccccccccttctctttcttttccgtcGATCAAGTGGGCCCTGTTGCACCTTCACGTTTGGCACCCCTGCGCTACGCAAGTCAGAGTAACTGATAAAGTCACAAGACGGCTTATCCGCTGCTATACGCTCTGAATGGAAtataggggagggggagggggatatGTGTGGCGAATAAACCCAAGAAAACTGTTCATACGTGCGATGCCCCCTTGCCGCCGTTATACAGCGCAGCAGGCCTTTCCGGATGGACTTCGAAAGTGGACGTGTTTCTCACAAATATGTCAATGCGCTGGAATGTCTGCGGCAAACGCCTGAATAGCCTGATTCTACGGCCCGCGCTTCAGCCGACATCAGCACCTCTGGCGTCGTAGCCCATTCAGCCCGCCATCTGCGCGAGCCTCGCCActttcaaaaaaaaaattctCGGCCAGGCAACGACGCGCCTgtcaccatcgccgccgtcggggtctccctctttcctggCACTAAACGCGCCGCGTTGTCCTTTCCGCAGTTTGGCAAATCAGCGGTCTGCCTCAAAGACAGTCCTGCGAGGCACGCAGCATCAGAACGCCGCTTTTCACCTCCGTTCAAATTCCTCAAACGGTCAAGAATAGCCTTGTTGTTTTCTGCAACGCGCCAGCTCTGCCACGCAACAGGAGTCAAACACCactccacaccaccaccaccacccgccagTCTGCCGCGGGCCCCGTCGCCTGGTGCGAAGCATGCCGTTCgcacacgcgttgcagccgtgcgccgtCCCAGTCAgctgagagcacggcctctgcctcacacgctacgcgccaccgctccgcgggccgcctcgcagccggcTCCCCccatgccggtcgccacctggtgcatcctcctcggcgtggcacgcaggctccccatcagcaggcagtgagggccgggtgggatacgctcgagcTCGGTTGGCGCTGTGCCCATCATGCGGAtgcgcaagcgtgtgcaccgTCGCGGGTCGCCCGCGATGCCGCGCCATCCAGCGCCTGACCGCCGGCATACCAGCGGCGGTACATCGCTGTGACCCCTCCGCACATGCTAGGTACTTGAGCCTGGCACCGCCACAAGCGGTtccggcattggcagggtGGGCGTGTACGGGAGGCCTTGGGATGCCATGCACCGAGAGGTGTGTGCGCCCCCTTTCCGCCGTCAGGTTTCAGAGACACAAAAATGAGAACAGTAAACGAAACCATTGTGTGCATGTGAATGGATTCCGCTgtgacacgcacacacaaacgcaagCATCCTGcgcgagagaaaaaaaaggaggagggaacaAGTCGCCAGAGACCGCGCCACGTTGCACGAGCTGAGCGGGCCAACTGTTCCCTGTGTTGTTTTTTTGTTATTGTTCGGTTTGTCTGCGTGTTTTTGATTGTGTTTTTTCCGTCCCCTCCGCCTGTAaaaggtggagggagggtgcGTCGTGTCtcctcgtgcgtgtgtatgtgaaGAATATACAATGcaaaagaaggggagggagttGGTAGAGAGGCacgcgacacacacatacgaaGAGAAGAACACACAAGCAAGTGGCGGAATGAGGGTGAacggagaagaaaaaaaggcggGGGTATCGAAGACAACGCAGGAgcggcgacacacacacatacagtAGGTTGCTTTTCTCTGCCAAATGCGGTGGTCGCGTTGTTCGTCTCGTCTCGATACAGTCTCCCCACGGGAGTGATACATCACACAGCATCCTTGAACATGGGAGTGAGCCGAATAAAAAGATCAAAGGCGGAAAGCTGATGACAGGACACGGGAAGGAAAAGTGCAGTATGTTCGCGCGCCtttctgcgcgcgcgtgtgcacgcttCACCATGAAGGCAAAAATGCTCTATAAACGGGAaaggcacacagagacgcagtAAAATAATCAAAACATGGGAAACGAACCACAGAGAGAAGATGAGAAGTAGAGTtaaaggaaaagagggaaatacaaagaagaaaggaaagcagTAAGCAATGGATGGAGACAAGAAGAGTCCCTTAGTGTCCGTGTGGTGCAACGCGCCATTTCTACACAGGCCATCACACTCTGGAAATGATAACGTGTGGTCTGTCTTTGCATCATTTCGGATGTGCCCATGCACTCCACCGCCCACAGAAAGATTTCACTCATTGTCTGTCAACAACGTGAGTGCGCCCTCCAAGTTGAGGTTAGCGtcatcgtcctcctcgtacTCGCCATTTGGCTTGAGCACACCGAGATATCCGAAACCGTATCCGCAAATCGGAGCTGCTTCTGTTGAATCCTCTACAGCCGCAACTCGCTGGGATAGTGGAAGCTCCGATGCAACGAGCGccttggctgctgctgtcttgTTGGCCTTCTGCTCATTTGCCCGTAAGACACGCATGCGACGTcgaagacgctgctgccgtcgcgagATGTTGCTCCGCCCatcgtcgccaccgctgttAAGGGATCCCTGCCTCGGCATCACCCGATGCTTGCGGGACGCGATGATGCGTTGCAATCTTTCGTTGTCACTTGATCCTGGGGGACCAGGAACGACTCTGGGTTTTCGTGGCGGCCGCTTGGCTGCGTCTACCTTAACCAAGCGTGCTGGTGAAACAACGACGAGTGTACCGACACGTTCCTCAGGAAACTGCTCCCAGCCGCTGAGGCCACATGCAGTGCTGTTCGCTGCCcctcgcgctgcaccgcaaGACCTGCCCGCGACGGTATCTTGTGAGGCCTGCTGCCGGTGACCATCTCCGTACGAGCATGATATGGTGCTATGCTCATCTTTGGCCACTATGTCCTCGTTGTCCACGAGGCGAATATAATCGCATTGGGAAGGCGCGCTGTACGACCCCTTTCCTAAAGCTGCCCCAACCTGTTCTGAGGCGCTCGAGGAAACGTGAGGATAGgacggcggcacggctgTCTCTTTCAGAAGCTTCAGCCGCGGCAGGATTACGGAGTGCGTCGAAAGAGGCGAAGCCGGCGAGGACGGTGACTCAGCGCAGGGAGCAGCTGCCGTGCCAAAGGACACGTCGCTTGTCAAGGGTATGTCAGACCTGGAGTCGATATTTAGCAGAGACGACAGATGCTCAGGtgtcgcggcggccgtcTTCCAGATCGGTGGAACATACGCCGGAACTGCAAAAAGGGCCATGCCCTCCGGCGTTGCGGCAATGCACGACTGCTCGTCACTGCTCGTGAACACACACGATATCTTTCCAGTTCCAGTGAGAGTGATTGCGTCAATGCAGGTTATACATGGGAGATTGAACACAGTATGCACGATGCCAGCAACATGAAACACCACCTGTACCCACTTGTTGCGTGGAATGATAAGGGGAAGATAGGCAGTCGTCAGCTCATCATCCGTCTTGTCGTAtcgagcagctgcaacaTTGGTGCCAATTATCAGTTTTGTCCGCTTCACTGTATACTGGCTCACGACTATCTCAACAGCGAAATGATCCGTGGAGTTGAGGCAGATTTGAGCCGCCAAAAGAGAGTTGTGTAATCGtaacgaagagagagggcggtCCTCGCGCGGAACTTGCACGCGGGTTTGAGAAGGCGTTCCTTTCATGATAAGGACTGGCTTCTGAATGTGCTTGTCGACGTGAATGGAGCATCCACGTGGATTCGCCACCTTTGCGTGCGCCAACAGCTCGCTGTTGGCCTCCATTACAAGCTGTAGTTCTGTAGCCATCTTGAAGGCCTAATACAAAAAAAATACGTAAAACGGCAAATTTTCAGCTTGAAAGCTTTGAGTGCGAGCTGGCCATGTGAAGCGATTGCGCTCGCGCACGCTCGTGCCACTGAAACAGCCCTATTCCCTTTTCAAGGGAGCCGCACAGAAGAAAGCCAAAGAGCACGGCGCATTCTGGCAAAAAAAGACAtgcgagagaaggaaagaaatGATGAAAAATGACCGAACTCAGACTAGAGAAAGCTAGAAACCTGTGCACAAAGGCTTGTCGAGGGGACATTGCATTCAtcagcggaggagggcaagCCCACATTTCAAGCACATCTCTCGTGCCGCGTGGAGCGAACAGCCGATccaaagagaaaagggaatGGCAGCCTGCTTTCGACAGAACCCCTTCTACTAGATCGCGctctgaaaaaaaaaatgtgtCTGTTTCTTTTTGATCCCGTTTAACTGGTGTTTGTAATGATACTCGGTGAAGACCTTCACGCTCGAGCATGAACACAAAAAAAATACACAATGAGTAGCTGCGGGAGTGGTGCGTGCAGATCTATCTGAAGAAGGCGCCTGGTGCGCTCTCATCTATTTTCCATTTCAGTCGTGGCTCAGAGGGTTTGGAAGCGGATCCCGAAAAAGCATGATATCCCGCTGCTGGACAAAGTCTGGTGGTTCCAACGTGATGATGCTGCATACACCCTTCTCATCCACGCGTAAAATGCCGCCTCTATTCCCAAACTCGTTGCAGTAGTTAGTTGCCGAAAAGATGGTGAGCAAATGCCGCTTTTTGTGATCCGGGAAAAACTGGAATCCTTCTTCGACCACTTGATGTGCGCGGCACACCAAATCAATGTCGTTCTCAACTAAAAACCGCTCCAGTGCCCGTTCGGAAAACACAGATGAAATTCTGCGCGAGCTCGGAGCCCAGTCCACACCAGCTGGCAGATCAGTTTCGGGATCTGCCCACAGAAGGTCACAAATGATGCCGGAGTGCGGGACGTTGCACGGGCGCGTGTCCGGGATGTCTCGCACGAAGCGGAGCTCCGCGGAGAGACCGCCGTGAACGCAGAAAATAGAGCCGTTCACTAGGGCCGCCACAGGCAGAACACGAAAAAAATCGGTGAACATTTTGAAAAGTTTAATGCCATAGCGTCTCTTGCATTCGTCGTAAAA harbors:
- a CDS encoding putative 60S ribosomal protein L13a; translated protein: MAFPSRKDASRAQRKSAKKHRPEIIVIDLKDHVLGRAAAVVAKQLLLGKKITVVRCEQLNIAGTEIRNKIKYLQYLRKRKLTNPTKGPFHHRAPSDVFVRTVRSMLPRYTKRGMKALNSLVAYEGIPPNVVRTGGRVVIPRAQRHVCYRSERPYTVLGNMCKHVGWKYSDVVANLEKARVEKASRHHEKQAKLREAWKAARKEALAKMPKHNVEVLKKFGYA
- a CDS encoding putative protein phosphatase 1 catalitic subunit → MAHTKRGRFTVDLSMCTLSSLPTDTLSVEKENDVLYRLLELLPERYTSKVLEEQRIPEGLIVQILIKARAIIASEPMVVEVDSPVYACGDLHGQYYDLVNIFKRCPPLGGTVFGTDAKKARKETSSSIDDKTYSFLFLGDYVDRGARSVEVVVTLLALKIISPRHMTMLRGNHEDEQIMLLYGFYDECKRRYGIKLFKMFTDFFRVLPVAALVNGSIFCVHGGLSAELRFVRDIPDTRPCNVPHSGIICDLLWADPETDLPAGVDWAPSSRRISSVFSERALERFLVENDIDLVCRAHQVVEEGFQFFPDHKKRHLLTIFSATNYCNEFGNRGGILRVDEKGVCSIITLEPPDFVQQRDIMLFRDPLPNPLSHD